In Uranotaenia lowii strain MFRU-FL chromosome 2, ASM2978415v1, whole genome shotgun sequence, one genomic interval encodes:
- the LOC129744505 gene encoding multiple epidermal growth factor-like domains protein 8: MKPLLSAPLHKAYFSFPLRKSVNITTRMTILLAILISVFLASSRALTLTKNHQQQSCDKTRRVFTEPYGEISDGPSDHNYTQNSHCEWLIKAQNEMQFITLTFRSMGTECSYDYIFIYDGDSFRSPLLGSFSGKTEPQRVMATSGNMLILLYSDTNYVLEGFKAEFSITNCPNNCSNHGKCEENRCNCDGNWIGSDCSVDACPDNCGNEEGRGRCLNRKCNCSKEYSGQSCSLHKTHPVPNEWHWLSNSKNGFTPRAAHTAVYYTPTNSLYVFGGYNLNQVLDSLNIYRMDTSRWVNEWGVILTGEDLDGDDTPPVNSFSEEIGEMLGLTREPNFFNNFIYSLADNQTGPFGTAFGNDSRPGGRYGHAASTIPDGFVIFGGKLAGGHLANDLWMYNISKAGGTWIERAVNSKILPPSLTRHTMTLANDYLYVFGGALENGEFSSKLFRIKLMPDVNDDQWEEVIPRGGKTLDLRIVAHTTCFHKHTNSLVVYGGVVAGVARFSKLSDRMFTFQLDHLHWTEIMYPRTPLRDAYIPRERAFHTTTVIGNYLIVFGGYTHRHNKEEICYDNQMYLYHLGCHNWINQDVLGSSRKSRYPKQQGVFAHAAAVRNGNTLFLVGGYHGNVNGDLLAYTLPPMLIVEDEDSFEPEAACPKHTSVTECLSDPECGWCSADSICYGRTIGANCTTNLQTTRCRGICPVLGDCHSCLIHGASSNIGFKSVAKKLGLDKCTWCVQNARCHHKDDNYGVCGEDTPSQNPGWWGSKGTEIVSPEQCTPMDTRPGLTFLKYLDPVDWTMPDYVMIVNATMVDFNTPALSHTELSFNGQIVARLLGFLRPPAVWEAAGERLRVCASNSQAVLRMASTDINNPRKKLMSVVTANISANQYVCEMAQWRSLDPRYRVMIDFQAKRSMNSLQSMHQQISKMGLQHSALSQDNAKTFTFEFLEPYSNGSCGTYRNCLHCLADSLCGWCEMNNRCISRQEKESVVCRNGDNWRYLTVQPSQCSNCSNYISCEQCIQAGQCEWWADDARCSRKGRSVTAVTEIDQCPVPCYLRINCSTCLNEKGRCVWCEATSQCFSFSVYTSEYQFGLCREWLDQTMPIGMPQIPEPGGTEHTMQPAQQCKSCASHRNCSHCLRSLSCGWCYDAENPIDGVCMQGDFNRSTFDCPTALNVTVEKTRWSYAQCPDVDECELGLHDCHEQAECSNTHGSYTCRCRKGFLGDGVRNCIQTCYETCVHGYCSGGPDYKCQCDLGWTGVDCSQNCQCNNHSTCLQGVGKCDKCMNWTEGEHCERCSSGSFGNATSDLGCQPCDCNEHGNEALGICDSQSGECYCQDNTEGLKCEVCNRNFYGDPRAGGQCYYQCEPRGVLTHLGTEGIGSYQSHRSARGGAEARECLWIISPYVKPGGGELKNAIIQFEIEPHDMNVTCGQNAVYVYDGLPDLTGSTQQKQLLAVFCSEDKSPWITEARSGHLTIHYKKGRPGQGFNAIYSVMSCSINTCKRPYVCVDDKCVCPKGFAGPRCSLKTCPSDCNAELKQGVCDVGYGRCICSMGYGGADCSRILRPSNIVFTELFNSYLISDTFEHLRKTLPRFGHTLVADRRGSLWMFGGYSLSHGPLNDIRQFDTRNNTWMQVTVDSGPEDRMPLGRYFHAAEIIMSKQAIFIYGGLSRNQSSHIVLDDFWQFGLQTQRWSMVTQTGSKPPPLAGHTMNLMKDADKEVLLVIGGFSVTTGSQNNIWMFDLSSNSWSKVLTSGAKPTSIFGHSTVSHPSKQILYIYGGIVYFEGRTKVSNKLYAFNFKSLQWTELPVFVNKPSDYVPIARYLHSAVTTDNYMLVFGGRSQPGSVGDTIVAYVYKCNQWIRLSGDIEIVGSSFGDTYAHAMTQDPEYDAFYAVGGWDGSSYSRVTKINMPPDLCDLWSSSKYICRQYMGCSFCAVKTLDDYTSHCYSVGNSDICDAQNGTLSFNNGAPCDDEWISKRNCSLFSSCTSCLASYPTHSEERPICQWCTNCEGHGKCLPYDKECENDKQCAANQQSIRALDNCQLLRCAASDCDSCHSLPNCSWTLKGNQFQCTQRNESDSNKKPTACPVPCHSHTTCSSCLSQSSSEGGWNDCRWSTQLNECISPSYQPLYCAGSICGLVLEPIDANQCPEPCDSFTQCATCLRHAHCGWCSHNGTEGDGVCTEGSLDSPIDYPASSTCDVIYRVKHNITTIDPGDRFSWNYVKCPPENECANKHHNCNIKSERCVDLLHGYECQCAEGYRADASGVCVPVCKHGCVRGVCIEPDKCECDFGYVGENCSIQCQCNGHSNCAGPDQLDLCLECYNNTLGAQCEKCMPFFVRDTRNNGECIPCSDFCNGHTDLCIGKDMEQTVRNMTRNELINILKEGPQSDAVCLRCGNYTSGDRCDSCILGYFRGATMARDPCRPCQCHGHGDMCDPVSGEKCNCGNNTESDNTCSAKGKNLAYSCWSMQCTKCKDSYSGHPSNGHQCYKHITVESRMCFDAKIIDECKIKPQPLKPGQTVFFVIQPRYMNVDIRFIVDVTQGELDFFMSPNDESFVVHSNTSSGHHDIFLDNRYSWHHDIVDIDSVESMNMYPLNINGNFSDFSFDSSLPMGGSFSQSQCRMENEKFFYVKDKIAKDLITYVTLYQCNSLLRVFELKNRLVVTLPHTIHALGQTKFYIALRARPGSNANYGLVFFRQDQLHIHLFVFFSVFFSCFFLFLAICVLAWKAKQAADMRRARRRHVVEMLHMAKRPFGKINLSMENPSETPASHRRRGRSKHQTQLQQDVALVALEPTSDNIAAVGTVFVRLPGKQKSQMTLALASSLVVLSRNHTTYNRAFHRRRGSSHHYQQQGQNLQQQLQPIQPGPVGQQQVPPMFVDLQHEQVPLQPLALNRGQ; this comes from the exons ATGAAACCACTGCTATCAGCCCCATTACATAAAGCTTATTTTAGTTTTCCTTTGCGGAAAAGTGTCAATATCACCACCAGAATGACGATACTGTTGGCCATTCTAATAAGCGTCTTTTTGGCTTCGTCCCGTGCACTGACTTTGACAAAAAACCACCAGCAACAGTCGTGTGATAAAACAAGAAGAGTGTTTACGGAGCCATACGGCGAAATAAGTGACGGTCCATCCGATCATAATTACACACAAAATTCGCATTGTGAGTGGCTGATAAAAGCTCAGAATGAAATGCAGTTTATTACACTCACTTTTCGTAGCATGGGAACTGAATGCTCATACGATTATATTTTTATCTACGATGGAGATTCTTTTCGATCGCCGCTTTTAGGtagttttagcggaaaaacCGAACCACAGCGTGTTATGGCCACCTCTGGAAAT ATGCTTATTTTACTGTACAGCGATACGAACTATGTACTAGAAGGATTCAAAGCAGAATTTTCGATAACAAACTGCCCTAATAACTGCTCAAATCATGGCAAATGTGAAGAAAATAGATGCAACTGTGATGGCAATTGGATTGGAAGCGATTGTAGTGTTGATGCTTGTCCAGATAATTGCGGCAATGAAGAGGGCAGAGGCCGGTGTTTGAACAGGAAATGCAACTGCTCTAAA GAATATTCCGGCCAATCTTGCAGCTTGCACAAAACTCATCCTGTTCCGAACGAGTGGCATTGGTTGTCAAATTCGAAGAATGGTTTCACTCCTCGTGCCGCCCACACGGCCGTATACTATACACCGACGAATTCCCTTTACGTTTTCGGTGGCTATAATTTGAACCAAGTATTGGATAGTTTGAACATCTATCGAATGGACACGAGCCGTTGGGTTAACGAATGGGGAGTGATACTCACTGGCGAGGATCTTGATGGCGATGACACACCACCAGTCAATAGTTTTTCAGAAGAAATTGGTGAAATGCTTGGGCTTACAAGGGAgccaaattttttcaacaattttatatACTCTCTGGCGGACAATCAAACAGGTCCTTTTGGAACAGCCTTTGGAAATGATTCGCGTCCTGGGGGAAGATATGGCCATGCTGCAAGTACCATACCAGATGGTTTTGTAATATTCGGTGGAAAACTAGCTGGAGGTCACCTGGCTAATGATTTGTGGATGTATAATATTAGTAAAGCTGGTGGAACTTGGATTGAACGAGCCGTAAATTCCAAAATCCTCCCACCTTCACTAACCAGACACACAATGACGCTTGCAAACGATTATCTTTATGTATTTGGTGGTGCGCTAGAAAATGGAGAATTCTCGTCTAAATTATTTAGAATTAAACTGATGCCAGACGTCAATGACGATCAATGGGAAGAAGTAATACCAAGAGGAGGAAAAACACTTGATCTTCGTATTGTTGCACATACAACTTGTTTTCATAAACACACTAATTCACTCGTAGTCTACGGAGGTGTTGTGGCTGGAGTTgcaagattttcaaagttatccGACCGCATGTTCACGTTTCAGTTGGACCATTTGCATTGGACAGAAATAATGTATCCTAGAACGCCATTGAGGGATGCGTATATACCTCGTGAAAGAGCCTTCCATACAACAACAGTGATCGGCAATTACTTGATAGTTTTTGGGGGATATACGCATCGCCATAATAAGGAGGAAATTTGCTACGATAATCAAATGTATCTCTATCATCTGGGATGCCACAATTGGATAAACCAGGATGTTTTGGGTTCCAGTAGAAAATCGAGATACCCAAAGCAACAAGGTGTATTTGCTCATGCAGCTGCAGTACGGAATGGCAACACACTTTTCTTAGTCGGCGGATATCATGGTAATGTGAATGGAGATTTGCTTGCATACACTCTTCCTCCTATGCTAATTGTTGAGGATGAGGATTCGTTTGAACCGGAAGCGGCCTGCCCAAAGCACACATCCGTAACGGAATGTCTCTCGGATCCCGAGTGTGGCTGGTGCTCGGCCGATAGCATTTGTTACGGTCGAACCATTGGAGCGAATTGTACCACTAATTTGCAAACAACACGATGCAGAGGAATATGTCCTGTGCTGGGCGATTGCCATTCTTGTCTCATACACGGAGCTTCGAGTAATATAGGTTTTAAATCGGTAGCGAAAAAGTTGGGCCTTGACAAATGCACATGGTGCGTGCAGAATGCACGGTGCCATCATAAGGACGATAATTATGGAGTATGTGGCGAAGACACTCCTTCACAGAATCCCGGTTGGTGGGGATCTAAAGGTACGGAGATTGTATCTCCAGAACAGTGCACACCTATGGATACACGACCAGGACTGACATTTCTTAAATACCTTGATCCAGTTGACTGGACGATGCCAGACTATGTTATGATTGTCAATGCCACGATGGTTGATTTCAACACTCCAGCATTATCGCATACGGAATTATCATTCAATGGACAAATAGTGGCCAGATTATTGGGTTTTCTTAGACCACCAGCCGTATGGGAAGCCGCTGGCGAACGTTTACGAGTTTGTGCAAGTAACTCTCAAGCAGTACTTCGGATGGCGTCTACGGATATAAACAATCCAAGAAAGAAGCTGATGTCAGTAGTTACTGCTAACATTTCTGCCAACCAGTACGTTTGTGAAATGGCCCAATGGCGAAGTTTAGACCCACGATACCGAGTAATGATCGATTTTCAAGCTAAGCGAAGCATGAATTCCTTACAAAGTATGCATCAGCAGATCAGCAAAATGGGTCTTCAGCACAGTGCACTTAGTCAGGACAATGCAAAAACATTCACATTTGAGTTTCTCGAGCCATATTCTAATGGATCCTGCGGTACATACCGGAACTGTTTACACTGTTTAGCGGATTCCCTGTGCGGTTGGTGCGAAATGAACAATCGGTGTATATCACGACAAGAAAAGGAATCAGTAGTTTGTCGAAATGGAGATAACTGGCGTTATTTAACCGTTCAACCATCGCAGTgttcaaattgttcaaattatatttcatgtgaacaatGTATTCAAGCTGGTCAGTGCGAATGGTGGGCCGATGATGCACGATGTTCTAGAAAAGGTCGATCCGTAACTGCCGTTACTGAAATAGATCAGTGTCCAGTACCTTGTTATTTGAGAATCAACTGCTCGACCTGTCTCAACGAAAAAGGTCGATGTGTATGGTGTGAGGCAACCAGTCAATGTTTCAGTTTTTCGGTTTATACGAGTGAGTATCAGTTTGGGCTTTGTCGAGAATGGTTGGACCAAACAATGCCTATTGGCATGCCTCAAATTCCTGAACCCGGTGGAACAGAGCATACAATGCAACCAGCACAACAATGCAAATCATGCGCGAGTCATCGCAATTGCTCCCATTGCTTGCGATCATTAAGTTGCGGTTGGTGCTACGATGCGGAAAATCCGATTGATGGAGTTTGCATGCAAGGAGATTTCAACAGATCAACATTTGACTGTCCCACCGCACTAAATGTAACTGTCGAGAAAACACGTTGGTCCTACGCACAGTGTCCTGATGTAGATGAATGTGAGCTGGGACTGCATGATTGTCACGAACAAGCAGAATGCTCCAATACACATGGTTCATACACATGTCGCTGCCGTAAAGGTTTTCTGGGTGACGGTGTACGGAATTGCATTCAAACCTGTTACGAAACCTGTGTGCATGGATACTGTTCCGGTGGACCAGATTACAAATGCCAGTGCGATCTCGGCTGGACTGGTGTTGATTGTAGCCAAAATTGTCAATGTAACAATCACTCTACGTGTCTCCAAGGTGTTGGTAAATGTGATAAATGTATGAACTGGACAGAGGGTGAACACTGCGAAAGGTGTAGCTCTGGAAGTTTTGGTAATGCTACTTCTGATCTTGGTTGCCAGCCATGTGATTGCAACGAACATGGCAACGAAGCTTTGGGAATTTGCGATTCTCAAAGTGGGGAATGCTACTGCCAGGATAATACAGAAGGACTTAAATGTGAGGTTTGTAATCGAAACTTTTACGGTGATCCTCGGGCAGGTGGTCAATGCTATTACCAGTGTGAACCAAGAGGTGTTTTAACACATCTAGGGACAGAAGGAATTGGGTCGTATCAATCACACCGATCAGCTAGAGGTGGAGCAGAAGCACGCGAGTGTCTATGGATAATAAGTCCATATGTGAAACCTGGAGGAGGAGAGTTGAAAAATGCCATCATTCAATTTGAGATTGAACCACACGATATGAATGTGACATGTGGTCAGAATGCAGTGTATGTTTATGACGGATTGCCGGATCTTACGGGAAGTACGCAGCAGAAGCAACTTTTGGCTGTATTTTGCAGTGAAGACAAAAGCCCTTGGATAACAGAAGCTCGCTCAGGCCATCTAACTATACATTACAAGAAAGGTCGACCTGGACAAGGATTCAATGCAATCTACAGCGTTATGAGTTGTAGCATCAATACCTGCAAGCGTCCATATGTCTGTGTCGATGATAAATGCGTTTGTCCGAAAGGATTTGCTGGGCCTCGTTGCTCGCTCAAAACCTGCCCATCGGACTGTAATGCAGAACTCAAGCAAGGTGTCTGTGATGTGGGCTACGGTAGGTGTATTTGTTCTATGGGATATGGCGGAGCAGATTGTTCACGGATATTGCGACCTTCCAACATTGTTTTTACTGAACTGTTCAATTCCTACCTTATCTCGGACACCTTTGAACATTTGCGGAAAACATTGCCGCGTTTCGGACATACTCTAGTAGCAGATCGGCGAGGTTCGCTATGGATGTTTGGAGGATATTCACTTTCCCATGGACCGCTAAACGATATTAGACAATTTGATACCAGAAATAATACGTGGATGCAAGTTACCGTAGACTCGGGACCAGAAGATCGAATGCCACTTGGTCGTTATTTCCATGCAGCAGAGATAATTATGAGCAAACAAGCTATATTTATTTATGGAGGCCTTTCGCGAAACCAATCATCCCATATAGTGCTGGATGACTTTTGGCAATTTGGCCTTCAAACGCAGCGTTGGAGTATGGTTACACAAACTGGGTCAAAACCGCCTCCGTTGGCAGGTCATACCATGAATTTGATGAAGGATGCCGACAAAGAAGTACTGTTAGTTATAGGTGGATTCTCTGTTACTACCGGCAGCCAGAATAATATATGGATGTTTGATTTGAGCTCAAATAGCTGGTCGAAAGTTCTAACTAGTGGTGCCAAGCCAACCAGTATTTTTGGTCATAGCACAGTAAGCCATCCGTCGAAGCAAATTCTATATATCTACGGTGGAATAGTTTATTTTGAAGGAAGAACAAAAGTATCCAACAAACTTTATGCTTTCAACTTTAAAAGTCTACAATGGACCGAATTACCGGTGTTTGTCAACAAGCCTTCTGATTATGTTCCTATTGCCAGATACCTTCATTCAGCAGTTACCACCGATAATTACATGCTTGTTTTTGGAGGAAGATCACAACCGGGATCGGTGGGTGATACAATTGTTGCGTATGTTTATAAATGCAATCAGTGGATAAGACTGAGCGGAGATATTGAAATAGTTGGTAGTTCTTTTGGTGATACATACGCCCACGCGATGACACAAGATCCAGAGTATGACGCATTTTACGCAGTCGGAGGCTGGGATGGAAGTAGCTACAGTCGTGTTACTAAGATCAATATGCCACCAGATTTGTGCGATTTGTGGAGCAGCTCAAAATATATCTGCAGACAGTATATGGGATGTAGTTTCTGTGCTGTTAAAACATTGGACGATTATACCTCACACTGCTACTCTGTGGGAAATTCAGATATTTGTGATGCTCAAAATGGAACGCTTTCGTTTAACAATGGGGCCCCATGTGATGATGAATGGATTTCCAAGCGAAACTGTTCATTATTTAGTAGTTGCACTAGCTGCCTTGCATCTTATCCTACTCACTCGGAAGAACGACCAATATGTCAATGGTGTACAAACTGTGAGGGTCATGGGAAATGCCTACCATATGACAAGGAATGTGAAAACGACAAACAATGCGCTGCAAATCAACAATCAATTCGTGCTCTTGACAATTGTCAGTTATTACGCTGCGCAGCATCAGATTGCGACAGCTGTCATTCACTACCGAACTGTTCGTGGACACTTAAAGGAAACCAGTTTCAATGTACTCAACGTAATGAATCTGACAGCAACAAGAAACCAACTGCCTGTCCAGTTCCCTGTCATTCCCATACAACCTGCAGCAGTTGTTTGAGTCAGTCGTCCTCCGAAGGTGGCTGGAATGACTGTCGCTGGTCAACGCAATTAAATGAGTGTATTTCACCCAGCTATCAACCACTGTACTGTGCTGGAAGCATTTGTGGTCTTGTGTTGGAACCAATTGACGCCAATCAGTGTCCCGAACCATGTGACTCCTTCACACAGTGCGCTACATGTCTAAGGCACGCACATTGCGGATGGTGTTCCCATAACGGAACGGAAGGGGACGGCGTATGTACGGAAGGATCACTGGACAGTCCGATTGATTATCCCGCTTCCTCGACATGCGATGTAATATATCGAGTTAAGCATAACATAACAACGATTGATCCTGGTGATAGATTTAGTTGGAACTATGTCAAATGTCCACCAGAAAATGAATGTGCCAACAAGCATCATAATTGCAATATAAAATCGGAACGATGTGTGGATCTGCTTCACGGTTACGAATGCCAGTGCGCCGAAGGATATCGGGCCGATGCCTCCGGAGTATGTGTTCCGGTTTGCAAACACGGCTGTGTGCGTGGAGTTTGTATCGAACCTGACAAATGTGAATGCGACTTTGGATATGTTGGAGAAAATTGTAGCATTCAGTGCCAGTGCAACGGTCACTCGAACTGTGCGGGACCCGATCAGCTGGATCTTTGTTTGGAATGTTATAACAACACATTAGGAGCCCAGTGTGAGAAATGTATGCCTTTCTTTGTACGAGATACTCGTAACAATGGAGAGTGCATTCCGTGTTCGGACTTCTGCAACGGTCATACAGATTTATGTATTGGGAAAGATATGGAGCAAACAGTTCGTAACATGACTCGGAATGAGTTGATAAATATTCTCAAGGAAGGACCTCAATCAGATGCTGTTTGCTTACGATGCGGAAATTACACATCTGGAGATAGGTGTGACAGTTGCATTCTGGGTTATTTCCGGGGAGCCACAATGGCTCGCGATCCATGCAGGCCGTGTCAGTGTCACGGCCATGGGGATATGTGCGATCCTGTTTCTGGGGAAAAATGTAACTGTGGCAATAACACTGAGAGCGACAACACTTGTTCAGCGAAGGGCAAAAATTTGGCTTATAGTTGTTGGTCAATGCAATGTACTAAATGCAAGGACTCGTACTCTGGACATCCATCCAACGGTCATCAGTGCTACAAACACATAACGGTGGAATCTCGTATGTGTTTCGATGCGAAAATTATTG ATGAGTGTAAAATAAAGCCACAACCGCTGAAGCCTGGCCAAACAGTGTTCTTTGTGATTCAACCGAGATATATGAACGTCGATATTCGATTCATAGTGGATGTAACGCAAGGAGAATTGGATTTTTTCATGAGTCCCAACGATGAATCATTTGTCGTTCATTCAAATACCAGTTCTGGTCATCATGATATCTTTTTAGACAACCGCTACTCCTGGCATCATGACATCGTAGACATCGATTCCGTCGAAAGCATGAACATGTACCCGTTGAACATAAATGGTAACTTTTCTGACTTCTCTTTCGATTCATCCTTGCCAATGGGAGGATCGTTTTCCCAATCACAATGTCGTATGGAAAACGAAAAGTTTTTCTATGTTAAAGATAAAATTGCAAAGGATCTGATAACATATGTTACTCTTTATCAGTGTAATTCTCTACTGAGAGTTTTTGAGTTGAAGAATAGATTAGTTGTGACTCTACCTCACACGATACACGCATTAGGtcaaacaaaattctatatAGCTTTACGAGCTCGTCCAGGTTCAAATGCCAACTATGGACTTGTTTTCTTCCGTCAAGATCAATTACACATTCATCTGTTTGTGTTCTTTTCCGTTTTCTTTTCTTGCttctttttgtttttggcaATTTGTGTTCTTGCATGGAAGGCCAAACAAGCCGCCGATATGCGTCGAGCTAGAAGACGCCACGTTGTTGAAATGTTACACATGGCGAAAAGACCGTTCGGTAAAATCAACCTTTCGATGGAAAATCCATCAGAAACGCCAGCTAGCCATCGCAGGCGTGGTCGCAGCAAACATCAAACACAATTGCAGCAAGATGTAGCTCTAGTAGCATTAGAACCCACATCCGATAATATAGCCGCTGTGGGAACTGTATTCGTGCGTCTTCCAGGGAAACAGAAATCGCAAATGACTTTAGCATTAGCTTCTTCGCTTGTGGTGCTTTCAAGAAACCACACTACCTATAATAGAGCCTTTCACAGGCGAAGGGGATCATCCCACCACTATCAACAACAGGgacaaaatttgcaacaacagtTGCAACCTATACAGCCTGGTCCGGTTGGCCAACAGCAAGTGCCGCCAATGTTTGTTGATCTACAACACGAACAAGTTCCACTCCAACCCTTGGCTTTGAATAGGGGTCAGTAG